The Nostoc sp. NIES-3756 DNA window AATTTGCAGCCCTTACAGCCAAAGCAAGCAGAAAATGACGACCAATTTTTCAGAACGCATATTCGTGAGACGCATGACCTTTGGCATATAGTTACTGGATGCGATACAAGTATTTTGGGGGAAATTCAATTAGAGGCTTTTTATGTATCGCAGCTATATGCTAGTCGCTTTTGGTTAGCATTACTAGCTAAAAATTTACTCAAAGCAGTGATCTACGATGTGGAACTGTCAACACCATATATGGATGCGATCGCCAAAGGCTGGGTCATAGCAAAGCAAGCCAAGCCGCTATTTGGTATAGATTGGAAGCTATTATGGGAGGAGCCTTTGGCAGATTTGCGTACCTCTTTAAATATTCACCTCCCAGCTAATTAACGCCCGAGCAAATTAGGAATACCTTCACAACCACCGGGAATTGTGGCTCTAGTTTTTTCCCCACCCCAAGCACAGCAGTAGTAACGGTTAGCCTCTGACATCCTTTGTACATCAGTGAAATCAGCATTTTCGACCACAGCACCGGTATGTTCACCTGTCCTATAGTCTGGTGCTTCGGTGCGGCTGCGGGGTGAGGCTTTTTCCACTGAGCCGTAAAATAGACGACTTCCATTCAAGTCAGCACCACTGAGGTCAGCACTATAAAGAATAGTCCGGGAAAGGTTGGCTTTGACTAAATCGCAACCGCTAAGATTGACGCGGACAAGATTAGCTTCGCTAAGATCAGTCCACCGTAAATCAGTATTAGAAAGGTCGGAACCTGCTAACATTACACCTAAATCGATGACGCGCACACCTTCAAGACGGTCTTCAGCGTAACCTCCAACACCGTTAAGAATGGCTCTACCCAAACGGCGATCGCGTTTTAAGGGCGTGAGTAATTTAGAACGGGAGAGAAAACGCAGGATTTTTGCTTTACCGCTCCCATCAACACTACTAAAAATTGCGGCTGTGCGTCCTTCGGCGATCGCT harbors:
- a CDS encoding Coq4 family protein; the protein is MQSPEKIDSVWEDNAINSFINYVRSYDGDFDSVYKLSDALSDEYSLQKIIEYVSSTPQGKQAFQNRPRLGVVDLQKLHQLPTDTLGYAYADQMLQNNLQPLQPKQAENDDQFFRTHIRETHDLWHIVTGCDTSILGEIQLEAFYVSQLYASRFWLALLAKNLLKAVIYDVELSTPYMDAIAKGWVIAKQAKPLFGIDWKLLWEEPLADLRTSLNIHLPAN